In Drosophila nasuta strain 15112-1781.00 chromosome 2R, ASM2355853v1, whole genome shotgun sequence, a single genomic region encodes these proteins:
- the LOC132785977 gene encoding superkiller complex protein 8, translating into MFSLLHKEENAHDNALWACAWGRDPEPATNADDENIDEPAEENPFDFDKKEPKPTDFIVSGGLDDLVKVWDLREDNTLKLRHQLKGHALGVVSVAVSSDGQTIASSSLDSSMFLWDAKTGEKKHKLTFGPVDLWTVGFSPCNKYVISGLNDGKISMYSVETGKAEQVLDAQNGKYTLSIAYSPDGKYIANGAIDGIITIFDVVAGKVAQTLEGHAMPVRSLCFSPNSQMLLTGSDDGHMKLYDVAHSDVVGTLSGHASWVLCVSFSEDGKHFASSSSDRSVKVWDTAERKCLNTFNEHTDQVWGVKYSPGNDKVISVSEDKSLNIYYCPPNAIV; encoded by the exons atg TTCTCATTGCTGCACAAAGAGGAAAACGCACACGACAACGCACTGTGGGCATGCGCCTGGGGACGCGACCCGGAGCCGGCAACAAATGCCGACGATGAAAACATTGATGAACCGGCTGAGGAAAATCCCTTTGATTTCGACAAAAAGGAGCCAAAACCCACGGATTTCATTGTCAGTGGCGGACTAGATGATCTGGTTAAGGTGTGGGACTTACGTGAGGATAACACACTCAAACTGCGTCATCAATTGAAGGGCCATGCTCTTGGCGTTGTCTCCGTGGCCGTCAGCTCCGATGGGCAAA CAATTGCCAGCAGCTCGCTGGACTCGAGCATGTTTCTGTGGGATGCCAAAACGGGCGAAAAGAAACACAAGTTGACTTTTGGTCCTGTGGATTTGTGGACTGTGGGCTTCTCGCCCTGCAACAAGTATGTGATCTCAGGCCTCAACGATGGCAAGATCTCCATGTACAGCGTGGAAACGGGCAAAGCAGAGCAGGTGCTGGACGCCCAGAATGGCAAATATACGTTGAGTATAGCATAT AGTCCTGATGGCAAGTATATTGCGAATGGCGCTATCGATGGCATCATTACCATCTTTGATGTGGTTGCTGGCAAAGTAGCACAAACTCTTGAAGGTCATGCGATGCCTGTTAGAAGCCTCTGCTTTTCGCCAAACTCTCAAATGTTGCTCACGGGTTCGGACGACGGGCACATGAAGCTCTACGACGT CGCACATTCCGACGTGGTGGGCACTCTGTCTGGCCATGCCTCTTGGGTGCTTTGTGTGTCTTTTTCCGAGGATGGCAAACACTTTGCCAGCTCCTCCAGCGATCGCAGCGTCAAAGTTTGGGATACAGCGGAACGAAAATGCTTGAATACCTTCAATGAACACACGGATCAAGTGTGGGGCGTTAAATATAGTCCAGGCAATGATAAAGTGATTTCTGTCTCGGAAGACAAGTCGCTGAATATTTACTATTGCCCACCCAATGCCATTGTGTGA
- the LOC132785979 gene encoding protein NDUFAF4 homolog — MGKVMSMVARKANRFNVENRAHRVLEREKPMPAPKYESNLRDMERTLELDPKFVDKLNIKDDGLNTRLKDVYVTSEDQFIERVIKRQAATAASEEKQERPLPLERTTPDDFEYGYLEPERVAHGRCTLRQALQFINDHQLDPETYTASKIANDYKLKQEHLENILYYFKTFSVYIPDQKYKDTLLTRAKQELLERKSSSEDTESNKP, encoded by the exons ATGGGCAAAGTTATGTCGATGGTGGCACGGAAAGCCAATCGCTTCAATGTGGAGAATCGTGCGCATCGTGTGCTGGAACGGGAAAAACCAATGCCGGCGCCCAAATACGAATCCAATCTGCGGGACATGGAGCGCACTCTCGAAT TGGATCCCAAGTTTGTGGACAAGCTAAACATAAAGGACGATGGCTTGAACACACGACTAAAAGATGTTTATGTAACATCAGAGGATCAATTT ATCGAGCGTGTTATCAAACGAcaagcggcaacagcagccagcgaAGAGAAGCAGGAACGACCGCTGCCTTTGGAGCGCACAACGCCAGATGACTTTGAATACGGTTATTTGGAGCCGGAGCGTGTGGCACACGGACGTTGCACACTGCGACAGGCGCTGCAGTTCATTAACGATCATCAGCTGGATCCTGAAACATATACGGCCAGTAAAATTGCAAACGATTACAAATTAAAGCAGGAGCATCTTG AGAATATATTGTACTATTTTAAGACCTTCAGCGTCTATATACCGGACCAGAAGTACAAGGATACGTTGCTAACGCGTGCTAAGCAGGAACTGTTGGAGAGGAAGTCGAGTTCAGAGGATACTGAGAGTAACAAACCATAA
- the LOC132785976 gene encoding dimethyladenosine transferase 2, mitochondrial, with protein MIPLRFSLRLCGVRNLPSMTAACYQSTKAQRAEQAERMSRYSTEFPEKLLAKKQKSAAQMYVADAQAAQQINSYLEPHLAESTCDTVVELNPGPCHLTRHLLDRETQFRKIVLLESTEHFMPRLQELHALYPDRVKVRQGDFVSLWKLAFMDKMDSGMRVADLLYEMPQKGFTEDINALVLGAVGSYPFFMHLINSLIFQTSLYNLGRCEMILAVPPPIYIHLTCSNDIGYLIYRSTSVLFQILFEHRYIAKVPREHFLPQQAKHTPSKSSKLRKVKSINPEYLYLVKFQPRRNLHELCAVQDLPALWFFIKQNLVSRRNRIIPNLEKWVPGCGPRLIINQNTSTPVEPLFADQAVENLPPYSMPSTTMSTSDFFPNINIYTQFGDLSPSQMLTLFTQFRQWPEYSESSFLASLENTMLKLEAVTDEPGLDDGVNLPEEDDISSDQADELLEVVAEEATPKPAKSRKKSKKSTTV; from the exons ATGATACCACTGCGCTTTAGCCTACGGCTGTGCGGCGTCAGAAACCTGCCAAGTATGACCGCAGCATGCTATCAAAGCACCAAGGCGCAGCGTGCCGAGCAAGCGGAACGCATGAGTCGCTATAGCACCGAATTCCCAGAGAAGCTGCTGGCCAAGAAGCAAAAGAGCGCCGCACAAATGTATGTAGCGGATGCACAAGCAGCCCAGCAAATCAATAGTTATCTGGAGCCACATCTAGCTGAGTCAACATGCGATACTGTGGTAGAACTCAATCCTGGGCCGTGTCACTTGACCCGCCATTTGCTGGATCGTGAGACGCAGTTTCGCAAGATTGTTTTGCTGGAATCCACAGAGCACTTTATGCCACGGCTGCAGGAGCTGCATGCTCTGTATCCGGATCGTGTCAAAGTGCGCCAAGGCGACTTTGTCAGCCTCTGGAAGTTGGCTTTTATGGACAAAATGGACAGTGGCATGAGAGTGGCGGATTTGCTGTACGAGATGCCACAGAAAGGATTCACTGAAG ATATTAATGCCCTGGTTTTAGGTGCCGTTGGTTCCTATCCGTTCTTCATGCATCTGATCAACTCATTGATCTTCCAGACGAGTCTGTATAACTTGGGACGCTGTGAAATGATTCTCGCCGTGCCGCCACCAATTTATATA CACTTGACATGCTCCAATGACATAGGTTATCTGATCTATCGCTCCACCTCGGTGCTGTTTCAAATACTATTCGAGCATCGTTATATTGCCAAAGTGCCTCGTGAACATTTTCTACCCCAGCAAGCCAAACACACGCCGTCCAAAAGCAGCAAATTGCGCAAGGTCAAGTCCATCAATCCGGAGTATTTGTATCTGGTGAAGTTTCAACCTCGACGCAATCTGCATGAGCTTTGTGCAGTACAGGATTTGCCTGCCTTGTGGTTCTTCATCAAGCAGAACTTAGTGAGTCGTCGCAATCGGATTATACCCAATTTAGA AAAATGGGTGCCTGGCTGTGGTCCGCGATTAATAATCAATCAAAACACTTCGACGCCTGTGGAGCCCCTTTTTGCCGATCAGGCTGTTGAGAACTTGCCTCCTTACTCCATGCCCAGCACCACAATGAGCACCAGCGATTTCTTTCCCAACATTAACATTTACACACAGTTTGGCGATCTCTCGCCCAGCCAAATGCTCACACTCTTCACGCAGTTTCGTCAGTGGCCCGAGTACAGTGAGAGTTCATTCTTGGCCTCGCTGGAGAATACGATGCTCAAGCTGGAAGCGGTGACTGATGAACCCGGCTTGGATGATGGAGTCAATCTGCCTGAAGAGGATGATATAAGCAGTGATCAGGCCGACGAACTGCTCGAAGTTGTGGCCGAAGAAGCGACACCAAAGCCCGCCAAGAGTcgcaaaaaaagcaaaaagtcaACAACTGTTTAA
- the LOC132785978 gene encoding uncharacterized protein LOC132785978 translates to MFEFRFLMFGVFFGLVIAQIAYVEDQDIDKSKSNLEGRKPLYSPARCSRYQLLYPGDQQNDWICDCAPAALYYPETDACYPAYRQGPCKVGEILVLYKEKVIPECVNNPCQQDGHFMIRDKCYEFGNSNHSSNPCPFKEYTFVLGVNPKTLMVDCVQLSMQLETRLGVGDEEAAEAPPYYHIEVAEKCLPGSRLYSQGVCNAAAAAPSKQV, encoded by the exons atgtttgagtTCCGTTTCTTAATGTTTGgggttttttttggtttggtgaTTGCACAAATTGCCTATGTGGAGGATCAAGACATAGATAAGTCTAAAAGTAATCTGGAG GGTCGTAAGCCGCTTTACTCCCCCGCCCGCTGCTCCCGCTATCAACTGCTCTACCCGGGCGATCAGCAAAACGACTGGATATGCGATTGCGCGCCAG CTGCTTTGTATTATCCAGAAACCGATGCCTGCTATCCAGCTTATAGGCAAGGCCCCTGTAAAGTAGGTGAGATTCTGGTGCTATACAAGGAGAAGGTGATACCCGAGTGTGTGAACAATCCTTGCCAGCAGGATGGACATTTCATGATACGCGATAAATGCTATGAATTTGGCAACAGCAATCACAGCAGCAATCCCTGTCCATTCAAGGAGTACACCTTTGTGCTGGGCGTCAACCCCAAGACCTTGATGGTGGACTGTGTGCAGCTGTCGATGCAGCTGGAGACACGTCTGGGCGTTGGCGATGAGGAGGCGGCGGAAGCCCCACCTTATTATCACATTGAGGTGGCTGAGAAATGTTTGCCAGGCAGTCGCCTTTACTCCCAAGGAGTTTGtaatgctgcagctgctgcgccTTCGAAACAAgtttaa
- the LOC132784963 gene encoding protein cereblon isoform X2: MDEEETAEIDEATSNEASNAALAVAASVSDDMQVVETETVAEASSVAEAENVVVQAITEHSRARLENMLEGVENMVEELSYLMGHDAASYEASNPAIDTAAAAAHPSVQAESASDTRTQIDTAHRVYHNSTDRLTNMLRAVDDMVVEVSDFTNLIRDVDTLRDEPVATTDEAPAAAVEAVAAADEAEASASPPPALEELAQEAEPHQEVEPHIAEMPEDSASSDSISSDMSLGSPGSEDDSDIEAMPRWMIPANRVRSAVDMLVSQARTQDGGISSFLRRENFLQRVRSMVFSQDRIRNRVTNEANAVAEDTAEVETPAMDAEMNDDVRFDTNLPAEHSYFGNNLNRVPGVDYLEVGSTHRMLIFMHQHILFPGEVLPFMINGSIIDEEVNDTGRDGVIFGVGFPLMQPPDDNPHKLYGVTCQIYEKGESGNHLVFYKSRALQRIVINCDDIQGPPQYIARNPTMKCYSKVKILPEYFLPEPLKCLDMGSLNRFRDIPSMKDKFQRYQLTTTPWPLEACQEYSFEDIIEKARKKLEIHKIDTMPRCPIQLSFWLVRNLHLTEKMMRLTFLTNSVNTRLQLIGTTLKQESLFYCRYCNSSLASCSDLFAMSKHGVQTQYCNSGGYIHETNTVYRVISHAIGYSGEPSTEFSWFPGYQWHIIICKFCAQHVGWEFKAVEPNLAPKVFFGLAGSSVRIGRTSERTPTNNGSTFVVRNLMRLVSRELE, encoded by the exons ATGGATGAGGAAGAGACGGCAG AAATCGATGAGGCAACCTCGAACGAGGCGTCAAACGCTGCacttgctgtcgctgcttctgTAAGCGACGACATGCAAGTggtagagacagagacagtgGCAGAGGCGAGTTCCGTGGCGGAGGCGGAGAATGTTGTAGTACAAGCGATAACTGAACATAGCCGAGCACGACTTGAGAATATGCTTGAAGGAGTGGAAAATATGGTCGAGGAACTTAGTTATCTAATGGGCCATGACGCGGCCTCGTACGAGGCGTCAAATCCTGCAATTGATaccgctgctgcagcggcaCATCCGTCGGTACAGGCAGAATCTGCCTCGGATACTAGAACACAAATTGATACTGCACATAGAGTATATCACAATAGCACAGATCGACTTACTAATATGCTTAGGGCAGTGGATGACATGGTCGTTGAGGTCAgcgattttacaaatttaatacgCGATGTCGACACACTGAGAGATGAGCCAGTTGCTACTACAGATGAAGcaccagcagctgctgttgaagCAGTAGCAGCTGCTGATGAAGCAGAAGCAAGTGCATCTCCGCCTCCCGCTTTGGAGGAACTGGCACAGGAAGCGGAGCCACATCAGGAAGTTGAGCCACACATCGCAGAAATGCCTGAGGACAGCGCCAGCAGTGATAGCATCAGCAGCGACATGTCTCTGGGTAGTCCAGGCAGCGAAG ATGATTCCGATATAGAGGCCATGCCTCGCTGGATGATACCAGCGAACCGCGTGCGTTCTGCTGTCGATATGCTTGTGTCCCAGGCACGTACCCAGGATGGCGGAATCTCGAGTTTTTTGCGACGCGAGAACTTTTTGCAGCGTGTGCGCAGCATGGTCTTTAGCCAGGATCGCATACGCAATCGTGTTACCAATGAAGCCAATGCTGTTGCCGAGGATACAGCCGAAGTGGAGACACCCGCAATGGACGCGGAGATGAACGACGATGTGCGCTTCGACACGAATTTGCCAGCAGAACATTCGTATtttggcaacaatttgaatCGTGTGCCTGGCGTGGATTATTTGGAAGTGGGAAGCACACATCGCATGCTCATCTTTATGCACCAGCATATCTTGTTTCCCGGTGAAGTGTTGCCCTTCATGATAAATGGCAGCATCATCGATGAAGAAGTTAATGACACGGGACGTGATGGCGTCATTTTTGGCGTAGGCTTCCCATTGATGCAGCCACCCGATGATAATCCCCACAAGCTTTATGGCGTCACATGTCAGATCTATGAGAAGGGCGAGAGTGGCAATCATCTGGTATTCTACAAATCTCGTGCCCTGCAACGCATTGTTATCAATTGCGACGACATACAAGG ACCGCCGCAGTATATCGCACGCAATCCGACCATGAAGTGCTACAGTAAGGTCAAGATTTTGCCAGAATATTTCCTGCCCGAGCCGCTGAAATGCCTAGACATGGGCTCGTTGAATCGTTTTCGTGATATACCCTCAATGAAGGATAAGTTCCAACGCTATCAGTTGACGACAACGCCTTGGCCACTAGAGGCGTGTCAGGAGTATTCGTTTGAGGATATCATAGAGAAGGCACGCAAGAAGCTAGAAATTCACAAGATTGACACAATGCCCCGGTGTCCCATACAATTGTCATTTTGGTTGGTACGCAATCTGCATCTGACCGAGAAGATGATGCGTTTGACTTTCCTTACGAATTCGGTGAACACAAGACTGCAGCTCATTGGCACCACATTGAAGCAGGAATCGCTCTTCTATTGTCGCTACTGCAACAGCAGTTTGGCCTCTTGTTCCGATCTGTTTGCCATGTCCAAGCATGGCGTGCAAACACAATACTGCAATTCAG gtGGCTATATTCACGAGACGAATACGGTTTATCGCGTCATCTCGCATGCCATTGGCTATAGCGGTGAACCATCCACCGAGTTCAGCTGGTTTCCTGGCTATCAGTGGCATATTATTATCTGCAAGTTCTGCGCTCAGCATGTGGGTTGGGAATTCAAGGCAGTCGAACCAAATTTGGCGCCCAAGGTCTTCTTTGGCCTGGCTGGTTCCAGTGTCCGCATCGGAAGAACCAGTGAGCGAACGCCAACCAACAATGGCAGCACCTTTGTAGTCCGTAATCTTATGCGTCTCGTCTCTAGAGAATTAGAATGA
- the LOC132784963 gene encoding protein cereblon isoform X1: MDEEETAEIDEATSNEASNAALAVAASVSDDMQVVETETVAEASSVAEAENVVVQAITEHSRARLENMLEGVENMVEELSYLMGHDAASYEASNPAIDTAAAAAHPSVQAESASDTRTQIDTAHRVYHNSTDRLTNMLRAVDDMVVEVSDFTNLIRDVDTLRDEPVATTDEAPAAAVEAVAAADEAEASASPPPALEELAQEAEPHQEVEPHIAEMPEDSASSDSISSDMSLGSPGSEDDSDIEAMPRWMIPANRVRSAVDMLVSQARTQDGGISSFLRRENFLQRVRSMVFSQDRIRNRVTNEANAVAEDTAEVETPAMDAEMNDDVRFDTNLPAEHSYFGNNLNRVPGVDYLEVGSTHRMLIFMHQHILFPGEVLPFMINGSIIDEEVNDTGRDGVIFGVGFPLMQPPDDNPHKLYGVTCQIYEKGESGNHLVFYKSRALQRIVINCDDIQGNPFRPPQYIARNPTMKCYSKVKILPEYFLPEPLKCLDMGSLNRFRDIPSMKDKFQRYQLTTTPWPLEACQEYSFEDIIEKARKKLEIHKIDTMPRCPIQLSFWLVRNLHLTEKMMRLTFLTNSVNTRLQLIGTTLKQESLFYCRYCNSSLASCSDLFAMSKHGVQTQYCNSGGYIHETNTVYRVISHAIGYSGEPSTEFSWFPGYQWHIIICKFCAQHVGWEFKAVEPNLAPKVFFGLAGSSVRIGRTSERTPTNNGSTFVVRNLMRLVSRELE; encoded by the exons ATGGATGAGGAAGAGACGGCAG AAATCGATGAGGCAACCTCGAACGAGGCGTCAAACGCTGCacttgctgtcgctgcttctgTAAGCGACGACATGCAAGTggtagagacagagacagtgGCAGAGGCGAGTTCCGTGGCGGAGGCGGAGAATGTTGTAGTACAAGCGATAACTGAACATAGCCGAGCACGACTTGAGAATATGCTTGAAGGAGTGGAAAATATGGTCGAGGAACTTAGTTATCTAATGGGCCATGACGCGGCCTCGTACGAGGCGTCAAATCCTGCAATTGATaccgctgctgcagcggcaCATCCGTCGGTACAGGCAGAATCTGCCTCGGATACTAGAACACAAATTGATACTGCACATAGAGTATATCACAATAGCACAGATCGACTTACTAATATGCTTAGGGCAGTGGATGACATGGTCGTTGAGGTCAgcgattttacaaatttaatacgCGATGTCGACACACTGAGAGATGAGCCAGTTGCTACTACAGATGAAGcaccagcagctgctgttgaagCAGTAGCAGCTGCTGATGAAGCAGAAGCAAGTGCATCTCCGCCTCCCGCTTTGGAGGAACTGGCACAGGAAGCGGAGCCACATCAGGAAGTTGAGCCACACATCGCAGAAATGCCTGAGGACAGCGCCAGCAGTGATAGCATCAGCAGCGACATGTCTCTGGGTAGTCCAGGCAGCGAAG ATGATTCCGATATAGAGGCCATGCCTCGCTGGATGATACCAGCGAACCGCGTGCGTTCTGCTGTCGATATGCTTGTGTCCCAGGCACGTACCCAGGATGGCGGAATCTCGAGTTTTTTGCGACGCGAGAACTTTTTGCAGCGTGTGCGCAGCATGGTCTTTAGCCAGGATCGCATACGCAATCGTGTTACCAATGAAGCCAATGCTGTTGCCGAGGATACAGCCGAAGTGGAGACACCCGCAATGGACGCGGAGATGAACGACGATGTGCGCTTCGACACGAATTTGCCAGCAGAACATTCGTATtttggcaacaatttgaatCGTGTGCCTGGCGTGGATTATTTGGAAGTGGGAAGCACACATCGCATGCTCATCTTTATGCACCAGCATATCTTGTTTCCCGGTGAAGTGTTGCCCTTCATGATAAATGGCAGCATCATCGATGAAGAAGTTAATGACACGGGACGTGATGGCGTCATTTTTGGCGTAGGCTTCCCATTGATGCAGCCACCCGATGATAATCCCCACAAGCTTTATGGCGTCACATGTCAGATCTATGAGAAGGGCGAGAGTGGCAATCATCTGGTATTCTACAAATCTCGTGCCCTGCAACGCATTGTTATCAATTGCGACGACATACAAGG AAATCCTTTCAGACCGCCGCAGTATATCGCACGCAATCCGACCATGAAGTGCTACAGTAAGGTCAAGATTTTGCCAGAATATTTCCTGCCCGAGCCGCTGAAATGCCTAGACATGGGCTCGTTGAATCGTTTTCGTGATATACCCTCAATGAAGGATAAGTTCCAACGCTATCAGTTGACGACAACGCCTTGGCCACTAGAGGCGTGTCAGGAGTATTCGTTTGAGGATATCATAGAGAAGGCACGCAAGAAGCTAGAAATTCACAAGATTGACACAATGCCCCGGTGTCCCATACAATTGTCATTTTGGTTGGTACGCAATCTGCATCTGACCGAGAAGATGATGCGTTTGACTTTCCTTACGAATTCGGTGAACACAAGACTGCAGCTCATTGGCACCACATTGAAGCAGGAATCGCTCTTCTATTGTCGCTACTGCAACAGCAGTTTGGCCTCTTGTTCCGATCTGTTTGCCATGTCCAAGCATGGCGTGCAAACACAATACTGCAATTCAG gtGGCTATATTCACGAGACGAATACGGTTTATCGCGTCATCTCGCATGCCATTGGCTATAGCGGTGAACCATCCACCGAGTTCAGCTGGTTTCCTGGCTATCAGTGGCATATTATTATCTGCAAGTTCTGCGCTCAGCATGTGGGTTGGGAATTCAAGGCAGTCGAACCAAATTTGGCGCCCAAGGTCTTCTTTGGCCTGGCTGGTTCCAGTGTCCGCATCGGAAGAACCAGTGAGCGAACGCCAACCAACAATGGCAGCACCTTTGTAGTCCGTAATCTTATGCGTCTCGTCTCTAGAGAATTAGAATGA
- the LOC132784963 gene encoding protein cereblon isoform X3 — MDEEETAEIDEATSNEASNAALAVAASVSDDMQVVETETVAEASSVAEAENVVVQAITEHSRARLENMLEGVENMVEELSYLMGHDAASYEASNPAIDTAAAAAHPSVQAESASDTRTQIDTAHRVYHNSTDRLTNMLRAVDDMVVEVSDFTNLIRDVDTLRDEPVATTDEAPAAAVEAVAAADEAEASASPPPALEELAQEAEPHQEVEPHIAEMPEDSASSDSISSDMSLGSPGSEDDSDIEAMPRWMIPANRVRSAVDMLVSQARTQDGGISSFLRRENFLQRVRSMVFSQDRIRNRVTNEANAVAEDTAEVETPAMDAEMNDDVRFDTNLPAEHSYFGNNLNRVPGVDYLEVGSTHRMLIFMHQHILFPGEVLPFMINGSIIDEEVNDTGRDGVIFGVGFPLMQPPDDNPHKLYGVTCQIYEKGESGNHLVFYKSRALQRIVINCDDIQGNPFRPPQYIARNPTMKCYSKVKILPEYFLPEPLKCLDMGSLNRFRDIPSMKDKFQRYQLTTTPWPLEACQEYSFEDIIEKARKKLEIHKIDTMPRCPIQLSFWLVRNLHLTEKMMRLTFLTNSVNTRLQLIGTTLKQESLFYCRYCNSSLASCSDLFAMSKHGVQTQYCNSGGYIHETNTVYRVISHAIGYSGEPSTEFSWFPGYQWHIIICKFCAQHVGWEFKAVEPNLAPKVFFGLAGSSVRIGRTKN; from the exons ATGGATGAGGAAGAGACGGCAG AAATCGATGAGGCAACCTCGAACGAGGCGTCAAACGCTGCacttgctgtcgctgcttctgTAAGCGACGACATGCAAGTggtagagacagagacagtgGCAGAGGCGAGTTCCGTGGCGGAGGCGGAGAATGTTGTAGTACAAGCGATAACTGAACATAGCCGAGCACGACTTGAGAATATGCTTGAAGGAGTGGAAAATATGGTCGAGGAACTTAGTTATCTAATGGGCCATGACGCGGCCTCGTACGAGGCGTCAAATCCTGCAATTGATaccgctgctgcagcggcaCATCCGTCGGTACAGGCAGAATCTGCCTCGGATACTAGAACACAAATTGATACTGCACATAGAGTATATCACAATAGCACAGATCGACTTACTAATATGCTTAGGGCAGTGGATGACATGGTCGTTGAGGTCAgcgattttacaaatttaatacgCGATGTCGACACACTGAGAGATGAGCCAGTTGCTACTACAGATGAAGcaccagcagctgctgttgaagCAGTAGCAGCTGCTGATGAAGCAGAAGCAAGTGCATCTCCGCCTCCCGCTTTGGAGGAACTGGCACAGGAAGCGGAGCCACATCAGGAAGTTGAGCCACACATCGCAGAAATGCCTGAGGACAGCGCCAGCAGTGATAGCATCAGCAGCGACATGTCTCTGGGTAGTCCAGGCAGCGAAG ATGATTCCGATATAGAGGCCATGCCTCGCTGGATGATACCAGCGAACCGCGTGCGTTCTGCTGTCGATATGCTTGTGTCCCAGGCACGTACCCAGGATGGCGGAATCTCGAGTTTTTTGCGACGCGAGAACTTTTTGCAGCGTGTGCGCAGCATGGTCTTTAGCCAGGATCGCATACGCAATCGTGTTACCAATGAAGCCAATGCTGTTGCCGAGGATACAGCCGAAGTGGAGACACCCGCAATGGACGCGGAGATGAACGACGATGTGCGCTTCGACACGAATTTGCCAGCAGAACATTCGTATtttggcaacaatttgaatCGTGTGCCTGGCGTGGATTATTTGGAAGTGGGAAGCACACATCGCATGCTCATCTTTATGCACCAGCATATCTTGTTTCCCGGTGAAGTGTTGCCCTTCATGATAAATGGCAGCATCATCGATGAAGAAGTTAATGACACGGGACGTGATGGCGTCATTTTTGGCGTAGGCTTCCCATTGATGCAGCCACCCGATGATAATCCCCACAAGCTTTATGGCGTCACATGTCAGATCTATGAGAAGGGCGAGAGTGGCAATCATCTGGTATTCTACAAATCTCGTGCCCTGCAACGCATTGTTATCAATTGCGACGACATACAAGG AAATCCTTTCAGACCGCCGCAGTATATCGCACGCAATCCGACCATGAAGTGCTACAGTAAGGTCAAGATTTTGCCAGAATATTTCCTGCCCGAGCCGCTGAAATGCCTAGACATGGGCTCGTTGAATCGTTTTCGTGATATACCCTCAATGAAGGATAAGTTCCAACGCTATCAGTTGACGACAACGCCTTGGCCACTAGAGGCGTGTCAGGAGTATTCGTTTGAGGATATCATAGAGAAGGCACGCAAGAAGCTAGAAATTCACAAGATTGACACAATGCCCCGGTGTCCCATACAATTGTCATTTTGGTTGGTACGCAATCTGCATCTGACCGAGAAGATGATGCGTTTGACTTTCCTTACGAATTCGGTGAACACAAGACTGCAGCTCATTGGCACCACATTGAAGCAGGAATCGCTCTTCTATTGTCGCTACTGCAACAGCAGTTTGGCCTCTTGTTCCGATCTGTTTGCCATGTCCAAGCATGGCGTGCAAACACAATACTGCAATTCAG gtGGCTATATTCACGAGACGAATACGGTTTATCGCGTCATCTCGCATGCCATTGGCTATAGCGGTGAACCATCCACCGAGTTCAGCTGGTTTCCTGGCTATCAGTGGCATATTATTATCTGCAAGTTCTGCGCTCAGCATGTGGGTTGGGAATTCAAGGCAGTCGAACCAAATTTGGCGCCCAAGGTCTTCTTTGGCCTGGCTGGTTCCAGTGTCCGCATCGGAAGAACCA AGAATTAG